From Phragmites australis chromosome 5, lpPhrAust1.1, whole genome shotgun sequence, a single genomic window includes:
- the LOC133919075 gene encoding uncharacterized protein LOC133919075 produces MTSEQVTIGITSSAIVKHSSIGCEESEMISLSDDVVTEIILRLPVKFVARSMCVSKTWRATISDDYLRRRLPLHLSVAYFPADDPARGNAPRFACAAGGDRLLEDRDLGFFPFREGAVVCDACNGLFLLRSAEAPRFYVADPLTRRWVALPLPSRDARLSVLAFDPFSCPPRYRVINFTGWRGRVAEVEVFSSETWAWIARDADLGVPAGSLSGSMHFHGGAVYVLASDPDCIVRMDVDAGLACTVVELPEPTDGDGPVAHSGGRLHYVTGHGDLLKIWVLDDSPSTRQWQLKHAVKVHDVVGRACRGGEVRFLALHPEKDAVYMWSPWKLVEYDLTMKEITGAWEFGGKDHKGEKNRIVKTWLVPSWWYLSDCLSTGHGRCKISSS; encoded by the coding sequence ATGACATCTGAGCAAGTAACCATAGGCATTACATCATCGGCAATCGTGAAGCATTCTTCCATTGGCTGCGAGGAGAGCGAGATGATCAGCCTGAGCGACGACGTGGTCACCGAGATCATCCTTAGGCTACCCGTCAAGTTCGTGGCGCGGTCCATGTGCGTGTCCAAGACCTGGCGCGCCACCATCTCCGACGACTACCTCCGCCGCAGGCTTCCCCTGCACCTGTCCGTGGCCTACTTCCCCGCTGACGACCCCGCCCGCGGCAACGCGCCGCGGTTCGCTTGTGCGGCTGGCGGCGACCGCCTGCTCGAGGACCGCGACCTCGGCTTCTTCCCGTTCCGGGAGGGCGCCGTCGTCTGCGACGCCTGCAACGGGCTGTTCCTGCTCCGCTCCGCCGAGGCGCCGCGGTTCTACGTCGCCGACCCATTGACGAGGAGGTGGGTGGCGCTGCCGCTGCCGTCGAGGGACGCGCGGTTGTCCGTGCTGGCGTTCGACCCATTCAGCTGCCCCCCGCGCTACCGCGTGATCAACTTCACCGGATGGCGGGGGCGCGTGGCCGAGGTGGAGGTGTTCTCGTCGGAGACATGGGCGTGGATCGCGCGCGACGCGGATCTTGGCGTTCCCGCTGGCTCCCTCTCCGGCTCGATGCACTTCCACGGCGGTGCCGTGTACGTCCTGGCCTCCGACCCGGACTGCATCGTGCGCATGGACGTCGACGCCGGGCTCGCGTGCACGGTGGTCGAGCTGCCCGAGCCGACGGACGGCGACGGCCCCGTCGCGCACTCCGGCGGCCGGCTGCACTACGTGACCGGCCACGGCGACCTGCTCAAGATCTGGGTGCTCGATGACTCACCATCGACCCGCCAGTGGCAGCTGAAGCATGCCGTCAAGGTCCACGACGTCGTGGGGAGAGCGTGTAGGGGAGGCGAAGTCAGGTTCTTGGCGCTGCACCCGGAGAAGGACGCGGTGTACATGTGGTCGCCGTGGAAGCTCGTTGAATATGACCTGACGATGAAGGAGATCACCGGAGCTTGGGAGTTCGGCGGTAAGGATCACAAGGGCGAGAAGAATCGTATCGTCAAGACCTGGCTCGTCCCTTCGTGGTGGTACTTGTCAGATTGCTTGTCCACTGGTCACGGGCGGTGCAAAATTTCTTCTTCCTGA
- the LOC133919076 gene encoding RNA polymerase II transcriptional coactivator KIWI-like — MGCVFESTTCIPHSLLCSHSWKPSTSSGPHPCPFDFRWALVESRKLEARESEMWGKGKKRFGAGGGEPAAKRQAAGEDGPSESADDDIVVAEISKNKRVAVRSWKGKVFVDIREFYVKDGKTLPTRKGISLQMDQWKILRDNIKAIDEAVKENAR, encoded by the exons ATGGGATGTGTTTTTGAGTCGACAACTTGCATCCCTCATTCCCTCTTGTGTTCTCATTCGTGGAAACCCTCCACTTCCAGTGGGCCCCACCCGTGTCCCTTCGACTTCCGGTGGGCCCTCGTCGAGTCTCGAAAGTTGGAAGCTCGAGAAAGCGAGATGTGGGGGAAGGGGAAGAAGCggttcggcgccggcggcggtgaGCCGGCGGCCAAGCGCCAGGCCGCCGGGGAGGACGGGCCCTCCGAATCCGCCGACGACGACATCGTCGTCGCCGAG ATATCGAAGAACAAGAGGGTGGCGGTGAGGAGCTGGAAGGGTAAGGTCTTCGTCGACATCCGCGAGTTCTACGTGAAGGACGGCAAGACCCTCCCTACGCGCAAAG gTATATCACTCCAGATGGATCAG TGGAAGATATTGAGGGACAATATCAAAGCCATAGACGAGGCTGTCAAGGAGAATGCACGATAG